In Gigantopelta aegis isolate Gae_Host chromosome 6, Gae_host_genome, whole genome shotgun sequence, the following are encoded in one genomic region:
- the LOC121376286 gene encoding tripartite motif-containing protein 2-like, with amino-acid sequence MASGSEDISAELICPVCLNQYVKPKSLPCSHTFCETCLNAEIFAAINRGAASEKGFHCPVCKAFINAPQPPIPITAWSRSFPTVTALNNIIEKMTNNCPSHPTQERNLFCLNCKDLLCTTCAWESHKECPNVANISAAAERAKGALKSYIGPINAIPHDRLPTAESLDVKLKELDKMHDEVLKDITNSASSARESISNREQILLNKLNLAYTAKRQKLMSMSFSRKFVSNAKNKISRYVMMDNKLELLHKFKLFCTAYDNAVKNIKISFAFDMDQEMFNFCSHSKYKLGSCAKSCMFYNYTSSSGTSQ; translated from the coding sequence ATGGCTTCTGGAAGTGAAGACATCTCCGCGGAACTGATATGTCCAGTCTGCCTGAACCAGTACGTGAAACCGAAATCTCTTCCTTGCTCCCACACGTTCTGCGAAACTTGTCTGAACGCCGAAATATTCGCGGCCATCAATCGAGGTGCGGCCTCGGAGAAAGGATTTCACTGTCCAGTGTGCAAGGCCTTCATCAACGCTCCTCAACCGCCGATTCCCATAACGGCCTGGTCACGTAGCTTCCCGACAGTGACCGCCCTGAACAACATCATCGAGAAGATGACCAACAACTGCCCCAGTCACCCGACCCAAGAGCGCAACCTGTTCTGCCTCAACTGCAAGGACCTCTTGTGCACCACATGTGCCTGGGAATCTCACAAAGAGTGCCCCAACGTCGCTAACATCAGTGCTGCTGCCGAGAGGGCCAAAGGGGCGCTGAAGTCGTACATCGGTCCGATAAACGCAATACCACACGACAGATTGCCCACGGCGGAGTCTCTGGACGTAAAGCTCAAGGAGTTGGACAAGATGCACGACGAGGTTCTTAAAGACATCACCAATTCTGCCAGCTCAGCACGAGAGAGTATCAGCAACCGTGAGCAGATCCTGCTGAATAAACTGAACTTGGCGTACACGGCAAAGCGTCAGAAACTGATGTCGATGTCATTTAGTAGAAAATTTGTATCTAATGCGAAGAACAAAATTAGCAGGTATGTTATGATGGACAATAAACTGGAATTGTTGCACAAGTTTAAATTGTTCTGTACTGCGTACGACAATGCTGTGAAGAATATTAAGATTTCTTTTGCGTTTGACATGGATCAAGAGATGTTTAACTTTTGCTCGCATTCGAAATACAAACTGGGTTCATGCGCTAAGTCGTGTATGTTCTACAACTACACGTCTTCAAGTGGGACGAGTCAGTAA